A stretch of Myceligenerans xiligouense DNA encodes these proteins:
- a CDS encoding pirin family protein, whose translation MSNLETRPAEQVCTSGAPTDGVELLEPRMVPLGGPRAMTVRRTIPQRARSLVGAWCFSDHYGPDDVSASAGMQVPPHPHTGLQTVSWLFEGEILHRDSVGSLQMVRPGELNLMTAGLGISHSEESPAGTRPPSLHGIQLWTALPGSALGVEPHFEHHGDLPVAEADGARVQVFLGSLRLHGRDLTSPATTYTPLVGAQLDLEAGAELRLDVDPGFEHGLVVDTGDVRWEGEPVAPSSLGYVGPGRRRLVVAAGPDRPARAVLVGGTPFTEDVVMWWNFVGRTHDDVARARAAWMAQIEDLPDGLTAYADGARERRFGQVDGYASGPLRAPVLPEIRLKPRTRPA comes from the coding sequence ATGAGCAACCTGGAGACTCGTCCGGCAGAGCAGGTGTGCACCTCCGGCGCGCCCACGGACGGCGTCGAGCTGCTGGAACCCCGCATGGTGCCACTCGGCGGGCCTCGCGCGATGACGGTGCGGCGCACCATCCCGCAGCGCGCCCGTTCGCTCGTCGGTGCCTGGTGCTTCAGCGACCACTACGGCCCCGACGATGTCTCCGCCTCCGCGGGCATGCAGGTCCCGCCACACCCGCACACCGGGCTGCAGACCGTGTCCTGGCTGTTCGAGGGCGAGATCCTGCACCGCGACTCGGTGGGGTCGCTCCAGATGGTCCGGCCCGGCGAACTCAACCTCATGACGGCCGGGCTGGGGATCTCGCACTCCGAGGAGTCGCCGGCCGGCACCCGCCCGCCGTCGCTGCACGGGATCCAGCTGTGGACGGCGCTGCCGGGGAGCGCGCTCGGTGTCGAGCCGCACTTCGAGCACCACGGAGACCTCCCCGTCGCCGAGGCCGACGGCGCCCGCGTCCAGGTGTTCCTGGGCAGCCTGCGACTGCACGGGCGCGATCTCACCTCGCCCGCGACGACGTACACACCTCTGGTCGGCGCCCAGCTCGATCTGGAGGCGGGCGCGGAGCTGCGCCTCGACGTCGACCCGGGCTTCGAGCACGGGCTCGTCGTGGACACCGGGGACGTCCGGTGGGAGGGGGAACCCGTCGCACCCTCGTCCCTCGGATACGTGGGTCCGGGACGACGGCGGCTCGTGGTGGCCGCCGGTCCCGACCGTCCCGCGCGCGCCGTCCTCGTCGGCGGGACGCCGTTCACCGAGGACGTGGTCATGTGGTGGAACTTCGTCGGACGGACGCACGACGACGTCGCACGTGCCCGGGCCGCATGGATGGCCCAGATCGAGGACCTGCCGGACGGCCTCACGGCCTACGCCGACGGCGCCCGTGAGAGACGGTTCGGGCAGGTGGACGGCTACGCGTCCGGCCCGCTGCGGGCACCCGTGCTGCCCGAGATCCGGCTCAAGCCCCGCACGCGCCCGGCCTGA
- a CDS encoding GntR family transcriptional regulator: protein MTASSIAKDLRAEIRAGTYKPGDRLPSEAALMTTYGVARMTARHGLSMLKDEGLTVTRHGSGVFVRSFDPIVFDSTGSASDDSTITPVMDETDAGLTVRTLAVTPAEDPTEEARKALGLQPGVQVTTRERLHVKGRKPMLHGVSYVPTSIAADTPIAEDEIGPGGTYARLKELGHEPVRFHEDVVARMPTIEEIEALRIEPGTAVLQVMRTALDAQGLAVEYSRIVLDGGEFMLRYDFDA, encoded by the coding sequence GTGACTGCTTCCAGCATTGCCAAGGATCTGCGCGCCGAGATCCGCGCCGGGACGTACAAGCCTGGCGACCGACTTCCCAGCGAGGCGGCGCTGATGACGACCTACGGCGTAGCCCGCATGACGGCCCGCCACGGCCTGTCCATGCTCAAGGACGAGGGCCTCACGGTGACCCGCCACGGTTCGGGTGTCTTCGTGCGGTCCTTCGATCCGATCGTCTTCGACAGCACGGGGTCGGCGTCCGACGACAGCACGATCACCCCGGTCATGGACGAGACCGACGCCGGGCTGACCGTCCGCACTCTCGCCGTGACTCCCGCGGAGGACCCGACCGAGGAGGCGCGCAAGGCGCTCGGTCTCCAACCCGGGGTCCAGGTCACCACCCGCGAACGGCTGCACGTCAAGGGGCGCAAGCCGATGCTGCACGGGGTGTCGTACGTTCCCACGTCGATCGCGGCCGACACGCCCATCGCCGAGGACGAGATCGGGCCGGGCGGCACCTACGCCCGCCTGAAGGAACTCGGGCACGAGCCGGTGAGGTTCCACGAGGACGTCGTGGCCCGCATGCCCACCATCGAGGAGATCGAGGCCCTGCGCATCGAGCCCGGCACCGCCGTCCTCCAGGTGATGCGGACGGCGCTGGACGCCCAGGGCCTGGCGGTCGAGTACAGCCGCATCGTGCTCGACGGCGGCGAGTTCATGCTCCGCTACGACTTCGACGCCTGA